In Phaeobacter piscinae, one genomic interval encodes:
- a CDS encoding helix-turn-helix domain-containing protein, which translates to MAEHKANHQARGTGRIRQQSEADRDAMALQQMQDDISGKTPLETMASREVPMVDVVRLRKTLGMSQERFCSHFGFRLGSVRNWEQGRRLPERPARILLRMIEDDPERVERFLREAY; encoded by the coding sequence ATGGCAGAGCATAAGGCAAACCATCAGGCCAGAGGCACCGGCCGTATCCGCCAGCAAAGCGAGGCGGACCGTGATGCCATGGCGCTGCAGCAGATGCAGGACGATATCTCCGGTAAAACGCCCTTGGAGACCATGGCCAGCCGCGAGGTGCCGATGGTGGACGTTGTACGCCTGCGCAAAACCCTCGGCATGTCCCAGGAACGGTTTTGCAGCCACTTCGGCTTTCGCCTCGGCTCGGTGCGCAACTGGGAGCAGGGCCGCCGCCTGCCGGAACGCCCGGCCCGCATTCTGCTGCGCATGATTGAGGATGATCCAGAGCGCGTCGAACGCTTCCTGCGCGAGGCTTACTGA
- a CDS encoding DUF998 domain-containing protein: protein MRPGPLRDTASWALIALPVISGLWLAIGVGVLAALSPGYSHVSHFMSVLGAAGAPYAAWTNYAVFIPTELWFLGFLALLNARLPDRRLTRLSLILLATYAGLLMLAAGLPCDAGCNGGDDGQSAVHIAHMIAAAVAYPLALIGLFLLVLTLPQPSLLRRLALPSLAVGVGLFGAIIAVPEAQGLFQRLLEAWIYAQFIALGVHAALCLRPQ from the coding sequence TTGCGGCCAGGACCACTGCGTGACACCGCGTCATGGGCGCTGATTGCCCTGCCTGTGATCAGCGGGCTTTGGCTGGCCATTGGCGTGGGTGTGCTTGCGGCGCTCAGCCCCGGCTATTCCCATGTCAGCCATTTTATGAGCGTGCTGGGAGCCGCCGGGGCGCCCTATGCCGCCTGGACCAATTATGCGGTGTTCATCCCGACTGAACTGTGGTTCCTCGGCTTTCTGGCGCTGCTCAATGCGCGCCTGCCGGACCGACGGTTGACACGGCTCTCGCTGATCCTGCTGGCGACCTATGCGGGCCTGCTTATGCTGGCTGCCGGGCTGCCCTGCGACGCGGGATGTAACGGCGGAGACGACGGGCAGAGCGCGGTCCATATCGCGCATATGATTGCCGCAGCCGTGGCCTACCCGCTAGCGCTGATCGGCCTGTTCCTGCTGGTGCTGACCCTCCCGCAACCTTCGCTTTTGCGGCGCCTTGCGCTGCCGTCTTTGGCTGTCGGGGTCGGTCTGTTCGGCGCCATTATTGCTGTCCCGGAGGCACAGGGCCTGTTCCAAAGGCTGCTTGAGGCGTGGATCTACGCGCAGTTCATTGCACTGGGTGTCCACGCCGCCTTGTGCCTGCGCCCTCAGTAA
- the dksA gene encoding RNA polymerase-binding protein DksA produces the protein MKQEVFLPDDYRPADDEPFMNDRQQEYFRRKLHEWKQELLAESRDTIEGLQDNTRNIPDVADRASEETDRALELRTRDRQRKLVAKIDSAIRRIDEGEYGYCEVTGEPISLKRLDARPIATMSLEAQERHERREKVHRDD, from the coding sequence ATGAAGCAAGAGGTGTTTCTGCCGGATGATTATCGTCCGGCTGATGATGAACCCTTCATGAATGACCGGCAGCAGGAATATTTCCGTCGCAAGCTGCATGAATGGAAACAGGAACTCCTGGCCGAAAGCCGCGACACGATTGAGGGGTTGCAGGACAACACCCGCAATATTCCCGATGTTGCCGACCGCGCCAGTGAAGAAACCGATCGCGCGCTGGAGCTGCGCACCCGGGACCGCCAGCGCAAGCTGGTTGCCAAGATCGACTCGGCCATCCGCCGCATCGACGAAGGGGAATACGGCTACTGCGAAGTCACCGGTGAGCCCATTTCGCTCAAGCGTCTGGACGCCCGGCCCATCGCCACGATGAGTCTTGAGGCACAGGAACGCCACGAGCGCCGGGAAAAAGTCCACCGCGACGACTGA
- a CDS encoding AAA family ATPase has protein sequence MQFQGTKDYVATEDLKIAVNAAVTLERPLLVKGEPGTGKTELARQVADALGLRMIEWNVKSTTRAQQGLYEYDAVSRLRDSQLGDERVHDVKNYIKRGKLWEAFEADEKVVLLIDEIDKADIEFPNDLLQELDKMEFHVYETGETIRARQRPIMIITSNNEKELPDAFLRRCFFHYIQFPDAETMRKIVEVHHPGIKDSLLTTALTQFYEIRDTAGLKKKPSTSEVLDWLKLLLAEDLTAEDLKRHGADALPKLHGALLKNEQDVHLFERLAFMARGRR, from the coding sequence ATGCAGTTTCAGGGCACTAAGGATTACGTCGCGACAGAGGATCTGAAAATTGCGGTCAACGCCGCGGTTACGCTGGAGCGGCCGCTGCTGGTGAAGGGGGAGCCGGGCACCGGCAAGACCGAGCTGGCACGGCAGGTGGCCGATGCGCTGGGGCTGCGGATGATTGAGTGGAATGTGAAATCCACCACCCGCGCCCAGCAGGGGCTTTATGAATATGATGCGGTCAGCCGGTTGCGCGACAGCCAGCTGGGCGATGAGCGGGTGCATGACGTCAAAAACTACATCAAGCGCGGCAAGCTCTGGGAGGCCTTCGAGGCGGACGAGAAGGTGGTGCTGCTGATTGATGAGATCGACAAGGCCGATATCGAGTTCCCCAATGACCTGTTGCAGGAACTCGATAAGATGGAGTTCCATGTTTACGAGACCGGCGAGACGATCCGGGCGCGTCAGCGTCCGATCATGATCATCACCTCCAACAATGAAAAGGAACTGCCGGACGCGTTTCTGCGTCGCTGCTTCTTTCACTACATCCAGTTCCCCGATGCCGAGACCATGCGCAAGATTGTCGAGGTCCATCACCCCGGCATCAAGGACAGTCTGCTGACCACGGCGTTGACGCAGTTCTACGAGATCCGTGACACGGCTGGGCTGAAGAAGAAGCCGTCGACGTCAGAGGTTCTGGACTGGCTGAAGCTGCTCTTGGCCGAGGATCTGACAGCGGAAGATCTGAAACGCCACGGCGCGGATGCGCTGCCGAAACTGCACGGTGCATTGTTGAAGAACGAACAGGACGTGCATCTGTTCGAGCGGCTCGCCTTCATGGCGCGGGGCCGTCGCTGA